In Cicer arietinum cultivar CDC Frontier isolate Library 1 chromosome 1, Cicar.CDCFrontier_v2.0, whole genome shotgun sequence, one DNA window encodes the following:
- the LOC101493885 gene encoding aluminum-activated malate transporter 2-like → MVSQTNPISIRKGWQCLMNWHSEFIANIVNVMLQLKKLGKEDPRRAIHSFKVAFAITLVSSFYYFNSLYHSFGSSAMWAVMTVIVVSEFSVGATLGKGLNRGLATFLAGVLGLGSYYMVHSISRGDHIIEPILLGIIIFLATAGVTYIRFLPQMKARYDYGLLVFILTFCLVSVSSFRDKEILKTAQDRVTTILIGGLISVMVCIFVCPVWAGGDLHNLVSKNIQKLGNFLEGFGDEYFGTLEDGESNKLSMQEYKSVLNSKQVEDNLINFARWEPCHGRFRFQYPWQQYQKIGNLSRQCAYRIDTLNGFLNNFSKTPKEMRSKIQEPCMKMSIETGKALKQLSVSLHKMIPPSAANTHIAASKIAATNLRSMIKTNLLEDYTNLFEVVPIVTVASLLLDVVSSTEKLAESIQELSNLAKFKNKESKVAAQDQKSPHHEEVPQCVITINHLSTNLTHNIGTS, encoded by the exons ATGGTGTCTCAAACAAATCCAATAAGTATCAGAAAGGGTTGGCAATGTTTGATGAACTGGCATAGTGAGTTTATTGCTAATATTGTCAATGTGATGTTGCAACTGAAGAAACTTGGAAAAGAAGATCCTAGAAGGGCCATTCATTCTTTCAAAGTAGCATTTGCCATTACACTTGTTTCatcattttactattttaattctCTCTATCATAGTTTTGGTTCTTCTGCAATGTGGGCTGTTATGACTGTCATTGTTGTCTCAGAATTTTCTGTAG GAGCAACACTTGGAAAAGGTTTAAATAGAGGTTTAGCAACATTTTTGGCTGGTGTTCTTGGGCTTGGATCTTATTACATGGTTCATTCAATTTCAAGAGGAGATCATATAATAGAACCTATACTTCTTGGAATCATAATATTTCTAGCAA CTGCAGGGGTAACATATATTCGATTTTTACCTCAAATGAAAGCAAGATATGATTATGGGTTGCTAGTATTTATCTTGACATTTTGTTTGGTATCTGTATCAAGCTTTAGAGACAAAGAGATACTTAAAACTGCACAAGATAGGGTTACCACAATTCTTATAGGTGGATTAATTTCTGTGATGGTTTGCATCTTTGTGTGCCCTGTTTGGGCTGGTGGTGATCTTCACAATTTagtatcaaaaaatattcaaaaacttGGTAACTTTTTAGAAG GTTTTGGAGATGAATATTTTGGAACATTAGAGGATGGagaatcaaataaattatcaatGCAAGAATATAAAAGTGTACTTAATTCTAAACAAGTTGAAGATAACTTG ATAAATTTTGCAAGGTGGGAACCCTGCCATGGTCGTTTCAGATTTCAATATCCTTGGCAACAATATCAAAAGATTGGAAACCTATCAAGGCAGTGTGCATATCGAATTGACACCCTAAATGGTTTCCTTAACAATTTTAGTAAG ACACCAAAGGAAATGAGAAGCAAAATACAAGAACCATGCATGAAAATGAGCATAGAAACAGGAAAGGCATTAAAGCAATTATCAGTGTCACTCCATAAAATGATTCCACCATCTGCTGCAAACACTCACATTGCAGCATCTAAAATTGCTGCCACAAACCTCAGGTCCATGATCAAAACAAATTTGTTGGAAGACTACACCAATTTGTTTGAGGTTGTTCCAATTGTAACTGTGGCTTCCTTGTTGCTTGATGTTGTTTCTTCCACCGAGAAACTCGCCGAATCGATTCAAGAACTATCAAACTTGGCAAAATTTAAGAACAAGGAAAGTAAAGTTGCTGCACAGGATCAAAAGAGTCCTCATCATGAAGAAGTTCCTCAATGTGTTATTACAATTAACCATCTTTCTACAAATTTGACACATAATATTGGGACTTCCTAA